The sequence AAGATGGGTGTATCCAGTATCCCAACAAATATTTTTTATACTAAAGATGGTGCTTTATATCAGGCAATGGTGGGTGCTATATCTGCTGAGATGCTGATGAAAATGTATGAGTCATTGAAGTAAAATAAAGTGGGCTTAGAGCCCACTTTATTTTTTAGTGGGTGTAAAGCTTCCCATTTCGTTTATAATTGGAAAACCTTTTTTAATCCACTCGTCCATGCCTCCGCTCATATAATATACATTTTTATATCCCATTTTCTTTAAAGAAACTCCTGCTAAAGCTGCTCTTTGTCCAGTTTTGCATATTACTATAATTTTGTCTTCATATTTTAAGGAGCCTGTTCTAGATAATGTAGGCTCTAATACACCTCTACTTATATAAAGAAAGTTTTCAAATTCTATCCAACCGTTAACGTACTCAGATCTTTCTCTAACGTCAAGTAATGTGTAGTTTTCTTTTTTGTCAATAATCTCTTTTACTTGCTCTGGAGTTAATTTAATGAGTTGAGTTTCAGCTTCTGCAACCATTTTTCTCCAAACGTTCATATCTGGCTTGTCAGAAGCTGAAGATATAATAGCAAAAATTAGAACCATTAATGCTGTTAAAACTTTCTTCATATATCCTCCTTATTTTTTAGAATGTGTCAATAAATTATATTAAATCAAAAATTAAAGTCAATATTTTTAAATAAATTTTATTATATTGTTACAATAAATTCTTGACATATCTTAAATGTGTGCTAATGTTATATCCATCTAATAAAATCGATAAATTCCTTTGGGGTTAATTAGCTAAAGGTTATTTAATCTTTTGGATTAAATCATAAAAATCGTAATGAAATTAAAATGTGTTAGAGGTGCTTAGTGAATTTAGATGAGTTAAAGAAAAAGTCTGTTGAAGAATTATTATCTATTGCAGAGAGTATCAATCTTGAAAATGCTCCCAACATGCTTAGGCAAGAATTGATTTTTGAGATATTAAAAGCTACAAGCCAGAGGAATGGACAAATTTATGGTCAGGGCGTGTTGGAGATATTGCCGGATGGCTTTGGTTTTCTAAGATCACCTGATTACAACTATTTACCTGGTCCAGATGATATCTATGTTTCTCCT comes from Calditerrivibrio sp. and encodes:
- a CDS encoding rhodanese-like domain-containing protein, translated to MKKVLTALMVLIFAIISSASDKPDMNVWRKMVAEAETQLIKLTPEQVKEIIDKKENYTLLDVRERSEYVNGWIEFENFLYISRGVLEPTLSRTGSLKYEDKIIVICKTGQRAALAGVSLKKMGYKNVYYMSGGMDEWIKKGFPIINEMGSFTPTKK